A single region of the Pseudomonas sp. GGS8 genome encodes:
- a CDS encoding STAS domain-containing protein: MSVVTEVSPDGQKLTISIKGRFDFAKHQEFRESYEDKKLSAVVVDLKEATYLDSSALGMLLLLRDHAGGDNSDIRVVNSSSDVKKILAISNFDKLFDIS; the protein is encoded by the coding sequence ATGTCAGTCGTTACAGAAGTATCCCCGGATGGGCAAAAGCTGACGATTTCGATCAAGGGGCGATTCGATTTCGCCAAGCATCAGGAATTTCGTGAGTCCTACGAGGACAAGAAGCTCTCTGCCGTTGTCGTCGACCTGAAAGAAGCCACCTACCTCGACAGTTCGGCGCTTGGCATGCTGCTCTTGCTGCGTGATCACGCCGGTGGCGACAATTCCGATATTCGTGTCGTCAACAGCAGTTCCGATGTGAAGAAGATCCTCGCCATCTCCAACTTCGACAAACTGTTCGACATCAGTTGA
- a CDS encoding SpoIIE family protein phosphatase: MQPPLEPLTILIAEDSAADRMLLSTIVRRQGHEVLTASNGAEAVEAFRSQRPHLVLMDAMMPVMDGFEAAQRIKALAGETLVPIIFLTSLTESEALARCLEAGGDDFLAKPYNQVILAAKIKAMDRLRRLQATVLEQRDLIARHHDYLLNEQRVAKAVFDKVAHSGCLNAPNIRYLQSPYALFNGDLLLAAFTPAGDMHVLLGDFTGHGLPAAVGAMPLAEVFYGMTAKGYGLSETLREMNAKLKRILPVDMFCCAAMLCLSFQRGSVEVWNGGMPDGYLHSIASGERTALTARHLPLGVLSSQTFDDRTEVFPMAVGDRVFLLSDGVIDTCDANEQLFGVERLERVFAANRQPDALFEEVEQALRDFRGEARDDVSMVEVRLLEAAQLSPPAPVYSDSGQSSPLDWSVSFEFRAATLKRFNPLPYLLQLLLEVHGLRAQSGALYSVLAELYSNALEHGVLGLDSSLKRDASGFARYYQQRNARLDELQDGYVRVHLQVMPKDEGGCLAVRVEDSGKGFDVARVMERPLDDVRLSGRGVSLIRQLSHHARWSDNGRSAHVEFFWEAQA, encoded by the coding sequence ATGCAGCCGCCGCTCGAGCCGCTGACGATACTGATTGCTGAAGACAGCGCGGCCGACCGCATGCTGCTGTCGACTATCGTCCGTCGTCAGGGCCATGAAGTGCTGACCGCCAGTAATGGCGCCGAGGCGGTCGAGGCGTTTCGCTCGCAGCGACCGCATCTGGTGCTGATGGACGCCATGATGCCGGTGATGGACGGCTTCGAGGCCGCGCAGCGGATCAAGGCGCTGGCCGGTGAAACCCTGGTGCCGATCATCTTTCTGACGTCGCTGACCGAAAGCGAAGCCTTGGCTCGTTGTCTGGAGGCTGGGGGCGACGACTTTCTGGCAAAGCCTTACAACCAAGTGATCCTCGCGGCCAAGATCAAGGCAATGGACCGCTTGCGGCGTTTGCAGGCCACGGTGCTGGAGCAGCGCGATCTGATCGCCAGGCACCACGATTACCTGCTCAACGAACAGCGCGTGGCCAAAGCTGTGTTCGACAAGGTGGCCCATTCAGGTTGCCTGAATGCGCCGAACATCCGTTACCTGCAATCGCCCTATGCGCTGTTCAACGGCGATCTGTTGCTGGCCGCGTTCACCCCGGCCGGCGACATGCATGTGTTGCTCGGCGATTTCACCGGCCATGGTTTGCCGGCCGCTGTCGGTGCCATGCCGTTGGCCGAAGTCTTCTATGGCATGACCGCCAAGGGTTACGGCTTGTCCGAAACCCTGCGCGAAATGAACGCCAAGCTCAAACGCATCCTGCCGGTGGACATGTTCTGCTGTGCGGCCATGCTGTGCCTGAGCTTTCAGCGAGGGTCGGTGGAAGTCTGGAACGGCGGGATGCCGGACGGTTACCTGCACAGCATCGCCAGTGGCGAGCGTACAGCGCTAACGGCACGGCACTTGCCGCTAGGCGTGTTGAGCTCGCAGACCTTCGATGACCGCACCGAGGTGTTCCCGATGGCTGTCGGGGATCGGGTGTTTCTGTTGTCTGATGGGGTGATCGATACCTGCGATGCCAATGAGCAGTTATTTGGCGTAGAGCGATTGGAGCGGGTGTTTGCAGCCAATCGTCAGCCAGATGCGCTGTTCGAGGAAGTCGAGCAGGCCTTGCGAGACTTTCGTGGCGAGGCTCGTGATGACGTGAGCATGGTTGAAGTCCGTCTGCTGGAAGCTGCGCAACTGAGCCCGCCGGCGCCGGTGTATTCCGACAGCGGCCAGTCGAGCCCGCTGGACTGGTCGGTCAGTTTCGAGTTCCGCGCCGCCACCCTCAAACGCTTTAACCCGCTGCCGTACCTGCTGCAATTGTTGCTTGAGGTGCACGGCCTGCGGGCCCAGAGTGGCGCACTCTATAGTGTGCTGGCAGAGCTTTATTCCAATGCCCTGGAGCACGGCGTGCTGGGCCTGGATTCAAGCCTGAAACGCGATGCTTCGGGTTTTGCGCGTTATTATCAGCAGCGCAATGCGCGCCTGGACGAGTTGCAGGACGGCTATGTGCGGGTGCATTTGCAGGTGATGCCAAAAGATGAGGGCGGTTGCCTGGCCGTCCGGGTCGAGGACAGTGGCAAGGGCTTCGATGTAGCGCGGGTGATGGAGCGTCCCCTCGATGATGTCCGTCTGTCGGGACGTGGCGTCAGTTTGATCCGCCAGTTGAGTCATCATGCGCGCTGGTCCGATAATGGACGCAGTGCTCACGTGGAGTTTTTCTGGGAGGCTCAGGCATAA
- a CDS encoding Hpt domain-containing protein: MDDRHLDRDVLSALQEVMEDGYPELLDTFLSDSEARLSVLRGADDADRLGATAHSFKGSSSNMGATRLAELCHELEQRAREKKLEGIEALVGEIDGEFAIVRPLFEAERQRSLAE, translated from the coding sequence GTGGACGACAGACATCTGGATCGCGACGTGCTGAGCGCGTTGCAAGAAGTTATGGAGGACGGGTATCCAGAATTGCTCGATACCTTTCTCAGCGATTCCGAAGCGCGCTTGAGCGTGCTGCGCGGGGCTGACGATGCCGATCGGTTAGGCGCCACGGCGCACAGTTTCAAGGGCAGCAGCAGCAACATGGGCGCGACCCGGCTGGCTGAGCTGTGCCATGAGCTGGAGCAGCGAGCCAGAGAGAAAAAACTCGAAGGCATTGAAGCGCTGGTTGGAGAAATCGACGGCGAGTTCGCGATTGTTCGACCGCTCTTCGAGGCTGAACGCCAGCGCTCTCTGGCTGAATAA
- a CDS encoding flagellar hook-length control protein FliK, which yields MPVTPNILLQAAAAAKTQAVSANTPASTAEPGDKASSFAQVYANQAQNKASATADGSAKPVRDKASDNTGKKDVGNDSSAAPEPTVADSGKSLPADKPAQSDDKTASDNAPDTAEPATPVVDTAPVDPALDPALMQVVQPVLPTPVAETPQVVATVQSAVEAPVAAAVTATAAQAATTADPDFDPEADPLDALPAVRMAMEQSGHVSAASQAQPKSAPTQARVDAELTPAQSFAAGMASMLDVQADQDSTRQGGEKAFSGLIDDGLKDLKSASSDTRVDDFANRLAALTQAATPKTANALPVNQPIAMHQSGWTEEVVNRVMYLSSANLKAADIQLQPAELGRLDIRVNMVPDQQTQVTFMSAHPSVREALDGQMHRLRDMFAQQGMGQVDVNVSDQSRGWQGQGQEQAQQGQGGRTNASGGRLDSVDEELAPAVAEVAATAASVIGSSAVDYYA from the coding sequence ATGCCCGTTACCCCAAACATTCTTCTTCAGGCCGCCGCTGCGGCCAAGACTCAAGCCGTGTCCGCCAATACACCGGCGTCGACGGCAGAGCCCGGGGACAAGGCGTCCAGCTTCGCTCAGGTCTACGCCAATCAGGCCCAGAACAAGGCCTCGGCTACGGCGGACGGATCGGCTAAACCCGTACGTGACAAAGCCTCGGACAACACTGGCAAAAAGGACGTGGGCAACGACTCGTCTGCCGCCCCGGAACCGACGGTTGCCGATAGCGGCAAATCTTTGCCCGCCGATAAACCGGCGCAGTCCGATGACAAGACCGCCAGCGATAACGCGCCGGATACCGCCGAGCCGGCGACGCCGGTAGTCGATACCGCGCCTGTCGATCCAGCCCTCGATCCGGCGTTGATGCAAGTGGTGCAGCCGGTGCTGCCGACCCCAGTGGCGGAAACTCCACAGGTTGTTGCCACTGTGCAGTCAGCCGTTGAAGCACCCGTCGCGGCCGCCGTTACCGCTACAGCGGCGCAGGCCGCTACGACCGCCGATCCTGATTTCGATCCCGAAGCCGATCCTCTCGATGCACTGCCGGCCGTGCGCATGGCGATGGAGCAGAGCGGGCACGTTTCGGCCGCCAGCCAGGCTCAGCCAAAATCGGCGCCGACCCAGGCTCGCGTCGACGCCGAGCTGACCCCGGCACAGAGCTTTGCCGCGGGCATGGCAAGCATGCTCGATGTGCAGGCCGATCAGGACAGCACCCGCCAGGGCGGCGAGAAGGCTTTCAGTGGCCTGATCGATGACGGCCTAAAGGACCTCAAGTCCGCCAGCAGCGACACCCGTGTCGATGACTTCGCCAACCGTCTGGCGGCACTGACGCAGGCGGCAACGCCCAAGACTGCCAACGCATTGCCAGTGAACCAGCCGATCGCCATGCATCAGAGCGGTTGGACCGAAGAGGTGGTCAACCGGGTCATGTACCTGTCCAGCGCCAATCTCAAGGCGGCGGATATCCAGTTACAACCGGCCGAACTGGGACGCCTCGATATTCGGGTGAACATGGTTCCGGATCAGCAGACCCAAGTGACCTTCATGAGCGCTCATCCAAGCGTTCGCGAAGCACTCGACGGGCAAATGCATCGCCTGCGGGACATGTTCGCGCAGCAGGGCATGGGGCAGGTCGACGTTAACGTTTCCGATCAGTCACGTGGTTGGCAGGGCCAGGGCCAGGAACAGGCTCAACAGGGGCAGGGCGGGCGTACCAATGCCAGTGGCGGTCGCCTCGATTCCGTTGATGAGGAGCTTGCACCAGCCGTTGCCGAAGTGGCCGCTACTGCTGCCAGCGTGATTGGTTCGAGCGCCGTCGACTACTACGCCTGA
- the fliL gene encoding flagellar basal body-associated protein FliL, which yields MAKSEAVVKDPATKGKIKLIIVIVVALLLAIGLSVGATWFFMHSAQSKPAAAAETAVVGKQPAIFEPMAPAFVANYTQNGRQRYMQVSITMLGRNQADLEALKVHMPVIRNNLVMLFSGQDFATLATPVGQEMLRQKATASVQEVAQKELGKVVIEQLLFTNFVLQ from the coding sequence ATGGCGAAGAGCGAAGCAGTAGTAAAAGACCCCGCAACCAAAGGCAAAATCAAGCTGATCATTGTGATCGTCGTGGCGCTGCTGCTGGCGATCGGCTTGTCCGTGGGGGCGACCTGGTTCTTCATGCACAGCGCCCAGAGCAAGCCCGCCGCCGCGGCTGAAACCGCTGTGGTCGGCAAGCAGCCGGCGATCTTCGAGCCAATGGCTCCGGCCTTCGTGGCCAACTACACCCAGAACGGCCGTCAGCGCTACATGCAGGTGAGCATCACCATGCTGGGGCGTAATCAGGCTGATCTGGAGGCGCTCAAAGTCCACATGCCAGTGATCCGCAATAACCTGGTCATGCTGTTTTCCGGTCAGGATTTCGCCACGCTGGCGACCCCGGTCGGCCAGGAGATGTTGCGTCAGAAAGCCACGGCCAGCGTTCAGGAAGTGGCGCAGAAAGAGCTGGGCAAAGTGGTGATCGAACAGTTGCTTTTCACTAATTTCGTACTGCAGTAG
- the fliM gene encoding flagellar motor switch protein FliM — protein sequence MAVQDLLSQDEIDALLHGVDDGLVQTDNAAEPGSVKSYDLTSQDRIVRGRMPTLEMINERFARYTRISMFNMLRRSADVAVGGVQVMKFGEYVHSLYVPTSLNLVKIKPLRGTALFILDAKLVFKLVDNFFGGDGRHAKIEGREFTPTELRVVRMVLEQAFVDLKEAWQAIMEVNFEYINSEVNPAMANIVGPSEAIVVSTFHIELDGGGGDLHVTMPYSMIEPVREMLDAGFQSDLDDQDERWINALRQDVLDVDVPIGATVARRQLRLRDILHMQPGDVIPVEMPEEMIMRANGVPAFKVKMGSHKGNLALQVIEPIERR from the coding sequence ATGGCCGTGCAGGACCTGCTGTCCCAGGATGAGATCGATGCGCTGTTGCATGGCGTCGACGATGGTCTGGTACAGACCGATAACGCTGCCGAACCCGGCAGTGTCAAAAGCTACGACCTGACCAGCCAGGATCGCATCGTCCGTGGACGCATGCCGACGCTGGAAATGATCAACGAGCGTTTCGCCCGCTACACCCGCATCAGCATGTTCAACATGCTGCGCCGCTCGGCAGACGTTGCCGTCGGTGGTGTGCAAGTGATGAAATTCGGCGAATACGTGCACTCGCTGTACGTGCCGACCAGCCTCAACCTGGTCAAGATCAAGCCGCTGCGCGGCACCGCGCTGTTCATCCTCGACGCCAAACTGGTGTTCAAGCTGGTGGACAACTTCTTCGGCGGCGACGGCCGTCACGCGAAGATCGAAGGGCGTGAATTCACCCCCACCGAACTGCGTGTGGTGCGCATGGTGCTGGAGCAGGCTTTCGTCGATTTGAAGGAAGCCTGGCAGGCGATCATGGAAGTGAACTTCGAGTACATCAACTCGGAAGTGAACCCGGCCATGGCCAACATCGTCGGCCCGAGCGAAGCCATTGTGGTGTCGACGTTCCACATCGAACTCGATGGCGGTGGCGGCGACCTGCACGTGACCATGCCGTACTCGATGATCGAACCGGTGCGCGAGATGCTCGATGCCGGCTTCCAGTCGGACCTCGACGATCAGGACGAGCGCTGGATCAACGCCTTGCGCCAGGACGTGCTGGACGTCGACGTACCGATCGGTGCCACCGTTGCCCGCCGCCAGCTGCGCCTTCGCGACATCCTGCACATGCAGCCCGGGGACGTGATCCCGGTCGAGATGCCGGAAGAAATGATCATGCGCGCCAACGGCGTACCGGCCTTCAAGGTCAAGATGGGCTCGCACAAAGGCAACCTCGCGTTGCAAGTGATCGAGCCGATCGAGCGCCGCTGA
- the fliN gene encoding flagellar motor switch protein FliN, with protein MMNDDMNAQDDQALADEWAAALEETGDAGQADIDALLAADTGTSNSNRLPMEEFGSVPKNHDPVTLDGPNLDVILDIPVSISMEVGSTDINIRNLLQLNQGSVIELDRLAGEPLDVLVNGTLIAHGEVVVVNEKFGIRLTDVISPSERIKKLR; from the coding sequence ATGATGAACGACGATATGAACGCCCAGGACGACCAGGCACTGGCCGACGAGTGGGCTGCGGCCCTGGAAGAAACCGGTGACGCCGGGCAGGCCGACATTGATGCGCTGCTGGCGGCCGATACCGGCACATCGAACTCCAACCGTCTGCCGATGGAAGAGTTCGGCAGCGTGCCGAAGAACCACGATCCAGTGACGCTGGACGGTCCGAACCTGGACGTGATCCTCGATATCCCGGTGTCGATTTCCATGGAAGTCGGCAGCACCGACATCAACATCCGCAACTTGCTGCAACTCAACCAGGGCTCGGTGATCGAACTCGATCGTCTGGCCGGCGAGCCGCTGGACGTGCTGGTCAACGGCACGCTCATCGCTCACGGCGAAGTGGTAGTGGTCAACGAAAAGTTCGGCATCCGCCTGACCGACGTGATCAGCCCAAGCGAACGCATCAAGAAGCTGCGCTGA
- the fliO gene encoding flagellar biosynthetic protein FliO, with translation MNKVLGSLLGLALALPFSVLAAEPVTTAATAAAAPAVSSGVAGQLTQLVFGLLLVLGLIFLLAWLLRRVQQAGPAGKGQVIELIGSRALGPRDRLMLVQVGNEQILLGLSPGTITALHVLKEPVQVPSGTEKATPEFAQRLLELLGKDQKDKK, from the coding sequence GTGAACAAGGTTCTGGGTTCTTTGCTGGGGTTGGCGCTGGCCTTGCCATTCAGCGTGTTGGCGGCTGAGCCGGTGACGACAGCTGCGACAGCGGCCGCCGCACCCGCTGTCAGCAGCGGTGTGGCCGGGCAGTTGACGCAATTGGTGTTCGGCTTGCTGCTGGTGCTGGGGTTGATCTTCCTCCTCGCCTGGCTGCTGCGCCGGGTCCAGCAGGCCGGGCCGGCGGGCAAGGGGCAGGTGATCGAGCTGATCGGTTCCCGGGCGCTTGGCCCTCGTGACCGTTTAATGCTGGTGCAGGTGGGCAACGAACAGATTCTGCTCGGCCTGAGCCCCGGCACCATCACCGCGTTGCATGTGCTCAAGGAGCCGGTGCAGGTCCCGAGCGGGACTGAAAAAGCGACTCCCGAGTTCGCCCAGCGTCTGTTGGAGCTGTTGGGCAAGGATCAGAAGGATAAGAAGTAA
- the fliP gene encoding flagellar type III secretion system pore protein FliP (The bacterial flagellar biogenesis protein FliP forms a type III secretion system (T3SS)-type pore required for flagellar assembly.) produces MGALRIVMTLALMLAAPLAFAADPLSIPAITLGTNANGAQEYSVSLQILLIMTALSFIPAFVMLMTSFTRIIIVFSILRQALGLQQTPSNQILTGMALFLTMFIMAPVFDRVNQDALQPYLAEKLTAQDAVAKAQVPIKDFMLAQTRSSDLELFMRLSKRTDIATPDQAPLTILVPAFVTSELKTAFQIGFMIFIPFLIIDLVVASVLMAMGMMMLSPLIISLPFKIMLFVLVDGWALIIGTLASSFGGVSP; encoded by the coding sequence ATGGGTGCGTTACGCATCGTCATGACGCTGGCCCTGATGCTGGCTGCGCCACTGGCGTTCGCCGCCGATCCGTTGTCGATCCCGGCGATCACCCTGGGCACCAACGCCAATGGCGCTCAGGAATACTCGGTCAGCCTGCAAATCCTGCTGATCATGACCGCGCTGAGTTTCATCCCGGCGTTTGTCATGCTGATGACCAGTTTCACCCGGATCATCATCGTTTTCTCGATCCTGCGTCAGGCCCTGGGCTTGCAGCAGACACCGTCGAACCAGATCCTCACCGGCATGGCGCTGTTCCTCACCATGTTCATCATGGCGCCGGTGTTCGATCGGGTGAATCAGGATGCCTTGCAGCCGTACCTGGCGGAAAAGCTCACCGCTCAGGATGCCGTCGCCAAGGCCCAGGTGCCGATCAAGGACTTCATGCTGGCCCAGACTCGCAGCAGTGATCTGGAGCTGTTCATGCGCCTGTCCAAGCGTACCGACATCGCTACGCCGGATCAGGCGCCGCTGACGATTCTGGTGCCGGCGTTCGTGACCTCGGAACTGAAAACCGCGTTCCAGATCGGTTTCATGATCTTCATACCGTTCCTGATCATCGACCTGGTGGTGGCCAGTGTGCTGATGGCCATGGGGATGATGATGCTCTCGCCGCTGATCATTTCCTTGCCGTTCAAAATCATGCTGTTCGTGCTGGTGGATGGCTGGGCGTTGATCATCGGCACGTTGGCCAGCAGCTTCGGCGGTGTTTCACCATGA
- the fliQ gene encoding flagellar biosynthesis protein FliQ, with the protein MTPEVAVDIFREALWLTTMMVAVLVIPSLLVGLLVAMFQAATQINEQTLSFLPRLLVMLVTLIVAGPWLVQTFMEYILQLYHSIPQVIG; encoded by the coding sequence ATGACGCCTGAAGTTGCCGTAGACATCTTTCGCGAAGCGCTGTGGCTGACCACCATGATGGTCGCCGTGCTGGTGATCCCGAGCTTGCTGGTGGGGCTGTTGGTGGCGATGTTCCAGGCCGCCACCCAGATCAACGAACAGACCCTGAGCTTCCTGCCGCGCCTGCTGGTGATGCTGGTGACGCTGATCGTTGCCGGCCCGTGGCTGGTGCAGACGTTCATGGAATACATTCTGCAGCTGTACCACAGCATTCCTCAGGTCATCGGTTAA
- the fliR gene encoding flagellar biosynthetic protein FliR, whose product MSLLQLTDTQISTWVATFMLPLFRIGSLLMVMPIFGTTLVPKRVRLYFALAITVVIAPGLPPMPAVNALDLSALLLIAEQIIIGAVLGFSLQLFFQAFVVAGQIVAIQMGMGFASMVDPTNGVSVAVIGQFFTMLVTLLFLSMNGHLVVFEVLTESFTTLPVGGGLMVNHFWELAGKLGWVLGAALLLVLPAITALLVVNIAFGVMTRAAPQLNIFSIGFPLTLVLGLFIVWVGLADILNQYQPLAAEALQLLRELARAR is encoded by the coding sequence ATGTCGCTGCTGCAGCTGACCGATACCCAGATCAGCACCTGGGTGGCGACGTTCATGTTGCCGCTGTTTCGCATCGGCTCGTTGCTGATGGTCATGCCGATTTTCGGTACGACACTGGTGCCCAAACGCGTGCGTTTGTACTTCGCGCTGGCGATTACTGTGGTCATCGCACCGGGGCTGCCGCCGATGCCCGCCGTCAACGCGCTGGACTTGAGTGCACTGCTGCTGATTGCCGAGCAAATCATCATCGGTGCGGTTCTCGGTTTCTCCTTGCAGCTGTTCTTCCAGGCGTTCGTGGTGGCGGGGCAGATTGTCGCGATCCAGATGGGCATGGGCTTCGCTTCGATGGTAGACCCTACGAATGGCGTGTCGGTGGCGGTCATCGGGCAGTTTTTCACCATGCTGGTGACGTTGTTGTTCCTGTCAATGAACGGCCATCTGGTGGTGTTCGAAGTCCTCACTGAAAGCTTCACCACGCTGCCGGTCGGCGGCGGCTTGATGGTCAATCATTTCTGGGAGCTGGCCGGCAAGCTCGGCTGGGTACTCGGTGCGGCGCTGTTGCTGGTGTTGCCGGCAATCACCGCGTTGCTGGTGGTCAACATTGCGTTTGGCGTGATGACCCGGGCAGCGCCGCAGTTGAACATCTTCTCGATCGGCTTCCCGCTGACCCTGGTGCTCGGCTTGTTCATCGTCTGGGTCGGCCTGGCGGACATTCTCAATCAGTATCAACCGCTGGCCGCCGAGGCCTTGCAGTTGTTACGCGAACTGGCACGGGCACGCTGA
- the flhB gene encoding flagellar biosynthesis protein FlhB has protein sequence MAESESGQDKTEDPTEKRKKDSREKGEIARSKELNTLAVMLAGAGALLIFGGALAQDLMELMRMNFSLSREVILDQRSMGIFLLHSGQIALLAIQPVMITLLLAALIGPISLGGWLFAAGSMAPKFSRMNPAAGLKRMFSAKALMELLKALAKFFIVLFVALAVLSSDIDDLLRIAHEPLDMAIIHSLQVVGWSTLWMACGLIIIAAVDVPVQLWESHKKLLMTKQEIRDEHKDQEGRPEVKQRIRQLQREMSQRRMMAAIPDADVVITNPTHYAVALKYDPDKGGAPMLIAKGSDFLALKIREIAVANEVLLLESPALARSIYYSTELDQEIPGGLYLAVAQVLAYVYQIRQYRAGKGKRPDPLKDDLPIPPDLRRDS, from the coding sequence ATGGCTGAGAGCGAAAGCGGTCAGGACAAAACAGAAGACCCCACGGAGAAACGCAAAAAGGACTCCCGTGAGAAGGGTGAGATTGCGCGCTCCAAGGAGCTCAACACCCTGGCGGTGATGCTGGCCGGCGCCGGCGCCTTGCTGATTTTTGGCGGCGCATTGGCCCAGGATTTGATGGAGTTGATGCGGATGAACTTCTCGCTCTCGCGAGAGGTGATTCTGGATCAGCGCAGCATGGGCATCTTCCTGCTGCACTCGGGGCAGATCGCTCTGTTGGCGATTCAGCCGGTCATGATCACGTTGCTGCTGGCCGCGCTGATCGGTCCGATTTCCCTCGGAGGCTGGCTGTTCGCAGCCGGCTCCATGGCGCCCAAGTTCAGTCGCATGAATCCCGCCGCGGGCCTGAAACGAATGTTCTCGGCCAAGGCGCTGATGGAGTTGCTCAAAGCCCTGGCGAAGTTCTTCATCGTGTTGTTCGTGGCGCTGGCGGTGTTGTCGTCGGACATCGATGATCTGCTGCGCATCGCCCATGAACCCTTGGATATGGCGATCATCCACAGTCTGCAAGTGGTGGGCTGGAGCACGTTGTGGATGGCTTGCGGGCTGATCATCATCGCTGCGGTCGACGTGCCGGTGCAGCTGTGGGAAAGCCACAAAAAGCTGTTGATGACCAAGCAGGAAATCCGAGACGAACACAAGGATCAGGAAGGGCGACCGGAGGTCAAGCAACGCATTCGTCAACTGCAGCGCGAGATGTCGCAGCGGCGAATGATGGCCGCGATCCCTGATGCTGACGTGGTCATCACCAACCCGACTCACTACGCTGTGGCGCTCAAGTACGATCCGGACAAGGGTGGGGCGCCGATGCTGATCGCCAAGGGCAGCGACTTCCTGGCCTTGAAGATCCGTGAAATAGCAGTGGCCAATGAAGTGTTGTTGCTGGAGTCGCCGGCCCTGGCGCGTTCGATTTACTACTCCACGGAACTGGATCAGGAAATTCCTGGCGGGCTGTATCTGGCGGTGGCTCAGGTATTGGCTTACGTCTATCAGATCCGCCAGTACCGCGCGGGCAAGGGCAAGCGCCCGGATCCGCTCAAGGACGATTTGCCGATTCCGCCGGATTTGCGCCGCGATTCTTGA
- a CDS encoding YncE family protein — protein sequence MSRHIPQPALPLTINDKVVHLIPGLDNLIISKDSARLYFRQRIDSDYFLRAMDANTLEIIHTYSAGRWPAIKGLSPDGIHAFAMDMATDSLYVINTVNHAVSAATKVPSYPTDMTVSPNGSYAYLCGGQNDGYMKELNAPKQTVIRSMKISAPGNLATNASGSRVYASCWNEGQRNSIEVIDITRWSVIASIPVNGFTSVITPSTDGRHLYALNMSANELLMIDAQTNKIIKTVDHETATRSICCTPDGKHLYTVRSNSTHVHILDAQSLEEVHSINVDKNHLMEIRIRPDNGEIYVLHALTDA from the coding sequence ATGAGTAGGCATATTCCCCAGCCCGCACTTCCATTGACGATAAATGACAAGGTCGTCCATTTGATACCAGGTTTGGACAACCTGATCATCAGCAAGGATTCCGCCCGCCTCTACTTCCGCCAACGAATCGATAGCGATTATTTCCTTCGAGCGATGGATGCAAACACGCTGGAGATCATCCACACATACTCGGCGGGGCGTTGGCCAGCCATCAAAGGGCTGAGTCCGGATGGTATCCACGCCTTCGCCATGGACATGGCGACAGACAGTCTTTATGTGATCAACACCGTCAACCATGCAGTGAGCGCTGCCACCAAGGTTCCTTCTTACCCGACCGACATGACGGTGAGCCCCAACGGCAGTTACGCTTACCTTTGTGGCGGCCAAAACGATGGTTATATGAAAGAACTTAATGCGCCGAAGCAGACGGTTATTCGTTCTATGAAAATATCTGCCCCGGGCAATCTCGCTACCAATGCAAGCGGGTCACGCGTGTACGCCTCTTGCTGGAACGAGGGCCAGCGAAACTCGATCGAAGTCATCGACATCACCAGGTGGTCGGTGATCGCCAGCATCCCCGTCAATGGCTTTACCAGCGTAATAACTCCAAGTACTGACGGCAGGCATCTCTATGCGCTCAATATGAGCGCTAACGAACTGCTCATGATTGATGCCCAGACCAACAAAATCATCAAGACCGTAGACCACGAAACCGCAACCAGATCCATATGCTGTACGCCGGACGGAAAGCATCTCTACACCGTGCGCTCCAATTCAACCCATGTGCATATTCTGGATGCCCAGAGCCTGGAGGAAGTCCACAGCATCAATGTCGATAAAAATCACCTGATGGAAATCCGTATCAGGCCCGACAATGGTGAAATTTATGTACTGCACGCCCTTACAGACGCTTGA